In Onychostoma macrolepis isolate SWU-2019 chromosome 06, ASM1243209v1, whole genome shotgun sequence, one DNA window encodes the following:
- the mafaa gene encoding transcription factor MafAa, with protein sequence MATDLAMSADLPNSPLAIEYVNDFDLMKFEVKKEPPEADRYCHRLPPGSLSSTPISTPCSSVPSSPSFCAPSPGSQPGQNLGNGVSNNNNSGNNNNNNNQGSSGKPQLEDLYWIPNYQHHISPEALNLTPEDAVEALIGNHHHHHHQPYDGYRGQQYVGEDLSTATNGHHHPVHHHHHHHHGHHAHARLEDRFSDEQLVSMTVRELNRQLRGFSKEEVIRLKQKRRTLKNRGYAQSCRYKRVQQRHMLESEKCTLQSQVEQLKQDVARLIKERDLYKEKYEKLASRTFNGGGGNTRDPSNGTHGKTTSTEFFIYCTDPSTS encoded by the exons ATGGCCACCGATCTCGCCATGAGCGCAGATTTGCCCAACAGCCCCCTGGCTATTGAATATGTCAACGACTTTGACCTCATGAAGTTTGAAGTCAAGAAGGAGCCTCCGGAGGCCGACCGCTATTGCCACCGCCTGCCCCCGGGTTCGCTATCCTCCACCCCAATCAGCACACCCTGCTCCTCGGTGCCTTCCTCGCCCAGTTTCTGTGCCCCCAGTCCCGGATCGCAGCCTGGGCAGAACCTCGGAAATGGCgtcagcaacaacaacaacagtggcaacaacaacaacaacaacaaccaagGTTCCTCGGGCAAGCCGCAGCTGGAAGATCTCTACTGGATTCCCAACTACCAGCATCACATCAGTCCAGAGGCCCTCAACCTGACGCCCGAGGACGCGGTGGAAGCGCTTATCGGTAACCACCACCACCATCACCACCAGCCCTACGACGGATATCGCGGTCAGCAATACGTCGGAGAAGACCTCTCGACGGCCACGAACGGGCACCACCACCCGGTgcaccaccaccaccatcacCACCACGGCCACCACGCGCACGCGCGCCTCGAGGACCGCTTCTCGGACGAGCAGCTGGTGAGCATGACGGTGCGCGAGCTCAACCGGCAACTGAGAGGCTTCAGCAAAGAAGAGGTGATCCGTCTCAAGCAGAAACGGCGAACCCTGAAGAACCGCGGCTATGCGCAGTCGTGCCGCTACAAGCGCGTGCAGCAGCGCCACATGCTCGAGAGCGAAAAGTGCACGCTTCAGAGCCAGGTGGAGCAACTCAAGCAAGACGTGGCGCGTCTGATCAAAGAGCGGGACCTGTACAAGGAGAAGTACGAGAAGCTCGCGAGCCGAACCTTTAACGGAGGCGGCGGCAACACTCGGGACCCGTCCAACGGCACTCACGGCAAAACCACTTCCACGGAATTCTTCAT ATACTGCACGGACCCTTCTACTTCATAA